The nucleotide window CCAGGGCGATGTTCGCGTACGCCCCTCCAGCATGGATCACGTCGGGCCCAACCGCCGGGTAAGCACTGCACGAGCGGCCCTTGAGAACGCCGGCACCGGCCAGCAGCTGAGCTCCGTGGCAGATGGCCGCGATCGGCTTGTTCGCCCCGGCAAAGTGCCGAACCACTTTCAGCACCTTCTCGTCCAGGCGAAGGTACTCCGGAGCTCGCCCACCCGGAATAACCAGGGCGTCATAGTCCTCGGGACTGAGCCCGGCGAACGTCGCGGTCAGGGCGAAGTTGTGACCCGGCTTCTCGCTGTATGTCTGATCACCTTCAAAATCATGAATCGCGGTTCGAACCTTCTCACCCGCCCGCTTGCCCGGGCAGACCGCGTGGACGGTGTGTCCGATCATGGTCAGGGCCTGGTAGGGGACCATAACCTCGTAATCCTCGACGAAGTCGCCGACGATCATCAGGATCTTCTTGGCCGACATGGACACCTCCTCCTGCCATAACTTCCGCTGCTCAATGGGATTGACGATGCCGGCAGCTTATCCGATGCCCTCGGGCGACACAACCGCCCTGGCCAGCCATACCCCTCGTGAGAACTGCCGATCACGAGATTATCGGACCGGCCCGTCGATCGGACGGGAACTCAAGAGCCCCCCTGAAATTGTCCGATAAACGCAACGCACACATGGCCGATGTCCTTGACCAATCTGAAGTTGATGCCCTGTTGTCCGCGGTGGACGCCGGGGCAGGGGGGACGACCGCCGAACCGGAGGTTCCCAGTCGGGTCAAGCCCCGGACGCAGGACGTCCGCACCTACGACTTCAAGCGCCCCGAGCGGGTCAGCAAGGACCAGATCCGGGCCCTGGAGGCGATCCACGAGAACTTCGCCCGCAATTTCGGCGCATCCCTCTCCAACTTCCTGCGAACCATCGTCGAGGTCCGGGTCGCCACCATCGAGCAGCTTACCTACAGTGAGTTCATCCACTCGCTGCCCAACCCGACCTGCTTCAACCTCCTGAATACCAGCCCCCTGGAAGGGCAGTTCTGTCTTGAGATCAGCCCGCTGATCGTCTACCCGATCATCGACCGGCTCCTGGGCGGCTCAAACGCGGAGCTGTTCATTCCCCAGCGTCCCTTGACCGCGATCGAATGGCGCCTGGTCAAGCGGATCACCGATCGGGCTCTGAATACGCTCACCGAGGTGTGGTCCAACCTGGTCGAGGTAAACTTCGAACTGGCCGAGACCGAGTCCAACCCCCATCTGGTGCAGATCGTCGCTCCGAACGAAGTCGTGGTCGTGATCGGCCTCGAGCTCAAGATGGGTACCCGCGCCGGTACCATGACCTTGTGCCTGCCGTTCAACGTCATCGAGCCGGTCATGGGAAAACTGGCTACCCAGAGCTGGCTTGCCTATCAGCGCAAGGCGGCCAGCGACGAGCAGCGCCAACAGATCAGCCGCCACCTCAAGTCAGCCGAGGTCGGCGTCCGGGTCTTCCTGGCCCAGACCATGATCACAGTCAACGAGCTGATCAACCTCCAGCCTGGCGACATTGTCACCACCCGCAAACCCGCGAACTGCGATCTGATCCTTCAGGTCGAAAACCGCAACAAGTTCGCCGGGCGGCTCTACCAGTACAAAGGTGCACGTGCCCTGCGCATCATACGCCTCGCGGGGCAGGAAGAGTCGCTGTAGGCGGAGACGACGCCTCAAACCGGGCTCGTGGCCGCGTCGTGGATGGCAGTCACCACCTCGTCAAGACTGAAGGGCTTCTCCAGCACGCGGAAGACACTCTGCCGTGTCTCCAGCGGAATCTCCTCCACCAGGCACCCGGTGATGAGGATGGTCAACAGATCGGGAATGGCCGAGGCCAGGGCCCGGGCGACCTCGATGCCGTTGCGGCCGTCGGCCAGCCGCCAATCGGCGACCAGGAGATTCGGACGAAACTCGAGACCGACCTGGATGCCCTTCTCCACGCTGGAGGCGCTCCGGACTTCGTGAGACTCGCGCACCAGGATCAGCGTGAGCTGTTCGCAGTAGGTCATCTCGTCATCCACGATCAGTACTCTGCTCATCAGCCACTCCCCTGGTCAACGGAGCCTGCTTGACGCGGTAAGAACACCGTGAAAGCCGTTCCGCGCTCGGCGTCGCTGATCACTTCGATGGTCCCGCCGTGGTCGGTGGCGATGCCGTGGGCGATGCTCAGGCCCAGCCCGGTACCGCCTTCTCCGTGTCGGGTGGTGAAGAAGGGATCGAACAAGCGGGCAATCTGGCCGGGAGCGATGCGGGCGCCGTCGTTCGCCACGGTCAACCGAACACCGCCGGGAGCTCCGTCCGTTCGGACGTCAATGTGCCGGGCCCCCGCCTGGATCGCGTTCCGCAGCAGATTGATGGTGACCTGCTCGATTCCGGTGGTGCTCATCGCCAGAGGCTCCAATCCTGCATCCAGGTGAATCGACAGCATGCACTGGTTGTCCGCGGCGTACGCCGCCACCGTCTCACATGCCTGCCGGATCACCGCGTTGAGATCCGCCGGCGCCTTGGTGGAGGTCTGGGCCCGGGCGAACGAAAGTACGCTCTGCACGATCAGCTTGCATCGCTGGGCACAGCCGACGATTTTCTCCAGAGCGTCGATCATGCCCTCCGGCTCGGTGCGGCGGCTCAGGGCGTACTGGGCCAGCAGCAGGATGCCGCCGACCGGATTATTGATCTCGTGGGCGATGCCGCCGGCCAGCGTGCCCATGGCGGCCAGCCGCTCGGCCCGCAGCAGGTTCTCCTTGGACTTCGCCAGCTCGTGCGTACGATGCTCGACCAGCTCTTCCAAATGATTCTTGTAGCGGTCAAGCTCGCGTTCGGCCTGCTGGCGGGCGGCAATCTCCCGGGCCTGCTGGACATTGCGCAGGGCGAGCGTCGAGAGCTGGTTGGCGATCAGCCGCAGGGCGTCGCACACCCGCCGGAACCGGGAAAGCGGCATGCGCGTCACTCCAGCCAGCGCCGCCCGGTACTCCTCGACGTTCACCCCGATCCGGTCGGCGTAGCGCAGCAGCTGCTCCTCGTTTTGGCATTCGTCCAGGACCTGTCCGACCAGCCACTTGGCGATCCTGCGATCGCCGACGCAGATGCTCGTTCCGCCACCCCAGAGCCCGGCACTCAGGCACGGCTGAATGACCGGGCCGTCGGGTCGTATCTCGCCCAGCTGGGCGTCCGAATGCATGCAGTTGAGCCGGCCCTTCTCCGTCCTGCGGACCAGTTCCAGGCAGAGCCGGCAGAAGTTGCTCGGCTTGGTGATCGGCTGGCCGTCGAGATCCGTGATCAGGGAAGCGACGCCGGTGGCCTCGGCAAAGGCGTCCGAGATGGCCTGGATGTCCTCGAGCTTGAAAAGATCCTCAATGCCCAGGGACGATGTCTCCCCCGGCAGCTGGGTCAGCGTCTCGATCCGCTGGTGCAGGGCTTCTTCCGACTGGAGACGCTCCGTGATGTCTCGGGCAATGCCGGTCGTCCCAATGATCTCGCCCCGGTCGTTTCGCACCGGCGTCTTGATCGTCTCTACCCGCGTGATCCCGCCCTGGAGGTCCTGCAAGAGCTCCTCGATCCGGCGGACGGCACCGGTCCGCATGACCTCAAGATCGTCTTGACGGTACTTCTCGGCCAGTTCCGGCGGCCAGAGATCGTAGTCCGTCCTGCCAACCAGTTCCTCCGTGCTCATGCCGCACCAGCGGGCGAAGGCTCTGTTGACAGCCACGTAGCGGTAGTCGCGGTCTTTGAGCCAGGCAATGTCAGGGATGTTGTCCAGAATGGCCTTCTGGCGAGCATCGCTCTCGATGAGCGACTGTTCAATGCGCTGCCGCTCACGATGGGCGTGCTCGAGTTCGGCCACTCGGTCGCGCAACGCCTGGACCTCGTCCAGCGTCGCCGTCGCGGGCTCGTCGTGTCCACTCACCGGGGTATCTCCCCGCTAACCGCGAGAGCACTCCCCCGGCCGCCGTCAGGTCTCGTCGGCTACGTTGCTGGCGCCGACCGGCTCCGGCGGCTTCTCCTCGACGGGAGGCTCCTGGGCATAACCTTCGAAGTGCAGCTCCGGATCGCCGTCGCTGTTGTCCTTGATGGTGACCTTGATGTGGTTGCGGCCCTCGTATTCGCCGCGGAGTATCGCCTCGCTCAACGGGTCCTCGATCTTGTTCTCGATAGACCGGCGGAGCGGCCGAGCTCCGAACTTCTCGTCGGTCCCGTGTTCGATCAGGAAGTCCTTGGCCTTCTGGTCGAGGATCAGGTGATACCCCTTTTCCGCGAGCCGCTTGGCGACCTTGTTGACCTCCAGGTCTACGATGTTGACCAGGTCGTTGTGAGTCAGCTTGTGGAACACGACCAGCTCGTCCACCCGGTTGATGAACTCGGGGCGGAAGTAACGCTCGACCTCGCCCTGCAGCATGGTCTTCATCTTCTGGTAGCTGACTTCCTCGTCACGCTTGCCGAAACCGAACTCGCTCTGGTTGGTGATGCGGTCCGCCCCGATGTTGCTCGTCATGATCATGATCGTGTTCTTGAAGTCGATGTGCCGCCCGAACGAGTCGGTCAGCCGACCTTCCTCCATGATCTGGAGCAGCATGTTGAACACGTCCGGGTGAGCCTTCTCGATCTCGTCGAGCAAAACCACGGAGTACGGCCGGCGGCGGATCCGCTCCGTCAGCTGGCCGCCTTCCTCGTAACCCACGTAACCCGGCGGGGCGCCGATCAGCCGGCTGACATTGTGCTTCTCCATGAACTCGGACATGTCCAGAATGACCAGGGCATCCTCGTCACCGAACATGAACTCGGCCAGGCACTTGGCCAGGTAGGTCTTGCCCACCCCGGACGGCCCGATGAAGATGAAACTGCCCATCGGACGGTTCGGGTCCTTCAGGCCGCTCCGCGAACGACGCACCGCCCGGGCCACCGCCCGAACCGCTTCGTCCTGGCTGATGACCCGCTTGTGCAGCTCGTCCTCGAGCCGCAGCAACCGCTGAACCTCGGTCTTCTCCAACCGGGTCAGGGGCACGCCGGTGATGCCCGATACCACCGAGGCAATGACCTCGTCGTCAACCACACCGTCCACTTCCTTCGCCCGGTCTCGCCACTCGCGCTGCATTTCCTCCTTCTTGGACCGCGAGACCTCGGCCTTGTCGCGAAGCTCCGCCGCCCGCTCGTAGTCGGCGTTCTTGACCGCCTCATCCTTTTCCATGATCAGCTTCTCGATCTCGCGCTCGATCTCGGTGAGATTCGGCGGCTTGGTCATGGACTTGAGACGAACGGCCGCCCCGGCTTCGTCAATGACGTCGATGGCCTTGTCCGGCTGCACCCGGCCGGTGATGTACCGGTCGGACAGCTCCACCGCCTGCAGCAACGCGTTGTCGGTGATCTGAACGCGGTGGTGAGCCTCATAGCGGTCCCGCAAGCCCTTCAGAATCAGGATCGTCTCGTCGCGGCTCGGCGGCTCAACGATGATCTGCTGGAACCGCCGCTCAAGCGCTCCGTCCTTCTCAATGTACTTGCGGTACTCGTCGAGCGTGGTCGCTCCGATGCACTGAATCTCGCCGCGACTCAACGCCGGCTTGAGCACGTTCGAGGCGTCGATCGCGCCTTCGGCTCCACCCGCGCCGACCAGCGTGTGTAACTCGTCAATGAACAGGATGACGTTCCGGGCTCGCCGGACTTCGTTCATCACCGCCTTGATACGCTCCTCAAACTGCCCGCGGTACTTCGTGCCCGCCACCATCATGGCCAGATCGAGGACCACAATCCGTCGGTCGGCCAGCAGCTCCGGAATCTCTCCATTGACGATCTTCTGGGCCAGACCCTCGACAATCGCGGTCTTGCCCACACCCGCCTCGCCCAAGAGCACGGGATTGTTCTTCTGCCGCCGGCAGAGTATCTGAATCACCCGGTCAATCTCACGCTGCCGGCCAATCACCGGGTCCAGCTTGCCCTCGCGAGCCATCTCGGTGAGATCGCGGCCAAACGAGTCCAGGGCCGGCGTCTTGCTCTTGCCCTTCTTGGCCTCACCCCCGGGACCCGGAGGGCCCCCGCCCGCCGCCGCTTCCTCGCTCTCAATCCCCGCCCCCAGCAGGTTCAGAACCTCCTCACGAACATCCTCCAGCCGCAGCCCGAGGTTCATCAGCACCTGGGCGGCCACACCGTCCTGCTCACGCAGCAGGCCGAGAAGCAGATGCTCCGTGCCCACATAGTTGTGATTCAGGCTCCGGGCTTCCTCGATCGCGTATTCGATAACCTTTTTCGCCCGAGGAGTTTGCGGAAGCTTGCCCATCGTGACCATGTCCGGGCCACGCTTGACCAGCTTCTCCACCTCCAGCCGAACCTTCCGCAGGTCGACATCCAGGTTCTTCAGAACGTTCGCACCGACGCCCGAGCCTTCCTTCACCAGCCCAAGCAAAATGTGCTCCGTCCCAATGTACTCGTGGTTGAAACGCTGGGCCTCCTGGTTGGCCAACGCCATCACTTTGCGGGCGCGATCAGTGAAACGTTCGAACATCAGCCGCTCCTTGCTGCGGTGCCGTCCATCCGTCTGTCATGTGGCCGGGTCTCCTCTGAAGCATCTCCAAGCCGCGTTCCGACCACCTAGGGTCCCCCAACTGCACGCTCGATTGTAGCACCCCCTAAGGTACCCATCAACCAAAGGCCCGGCGCGCAACTGGGGGCAAATACACCACTTCCTGTATATCGGCTGACCAGAGAGCCGAGTTGTGGCCTTTCGCCCGAGGAAGCGGCCAGCAGCGGAAGCGTCACGTCCGGGCGAATCGTTCCAGAGCGGCTGCGATTTCCACACTGAAACGGTGCTCACAATCATACTGAGCGGCCGCCCGCCACGCAGCCCAGGCCCGCCGACCACCCGCCGTCTCGGAGATCAACCTCGCCCACAGGAGACGCGTCTCCGCGTCCCCGTCATCGACCGACAGGGCCAGCAGCAGAGCCGAGCGAGCAGCCTTCCATTTCCCGTGGGCCAGACAGCCTCGGGCCAGCCGCCGGAGAATGGCCAGCTCGCGCGGCAACGCCGGATCGAGCAGAAAGCGAATCCTGCTGATCAGCAGGCCCTGGGCCACAAACCACGCCGCCAGGGCAAATCCACCCGCCGCCAACGCCGCCCACCGCTCGACAACCACCGGGGCAATCAGCAACCCCGCGATCGCAACCTCCGCCGCCAGCGCAAACCAGACCGCCAGGGCCAGACCCAGCCACCCCCGGCCCAGCATCATCAGACCCGTGCCCGGCACGATCAGGTTCATGACCGTCGCTCGCAGAAACCGCTTCACGACCGGCAGTATACCTGTTCCTTGACTTGCCCGGTACGCATCCGATAATGCCACACGTGCCAACACCGGGAGTGCCCTTGATGACAGCCATCCTTCGCCCCAGCCCTCTTCTCACCATCGCCTCGGCAGCCAGCCTGCTCTGTGCCTTGGGTTGCTCCGACATGGACACCTCGTCCACCGGCTCGCCGACCTTCGGGCGACCGGGCGACTACGCCACTCGCCGGATCGACGGCCTTGCCCTCCGCGACGTGCGGCCGGCGGCCCTGCGGGCCTTTCGTCAGCATTTCCGCGTCGACCCGAACGCCTCAGCCGGTGACCGGCTCGTCTCCTACCCGGCGGAAATCACCCAACAGGCCCAACCCGAGCGACTCCGCGATATGTTCGGCGGTAAGAACCGCCATCGCCAAGTGGCCATACTGGTCCTTAGCCAGGAGGGAACCTCCGTCCTGGCTCAGTGCCAGGTCCGCAACCAACGCCTCGACACCGCCGAACGAGCGGCCTTCGCCCGGGAGACCGGCGACGACCGGCCCGGCGATACCCCTATCGAGCGGCGGGGCGCCTCCTCGCCTATCGCTCGCGAGGAATGGACACCCGTCGGCCGCGATCGCACCACCGAGGCCGAAATTCTCGATTCCATCGTGCACGCAGTGACCGGCAGTCAGCCGGCCGGCGAGTGAGCCCGCCCCTCTGCCTGATCCCACCAACCTCCGAAACCGGCAAGCGGCCCGCTGTGCCGGCACCCTCGCGTGGCAAACGCCGTCTCAGAACACCTTCCAGCAACCACGATCCGTGCCTCACATGCGCACGCCCGAGAAAACCACCATCAGCCCGACGATCATCACCACAAACAACGCCCACCAGAGCAGGACGCTGTTGTACCAGTGGCTCCCGATTTGGCCGAGAATGTTGAGCTCGCGCCAGTTGAAGGTCAGATCGTCGGAGACCTGCTCCGGACGCGGGGGCGCGCTGAGCACGCTCACGATGATGCAGACCGCGACGGTGGTCAGCCAGGTCACAACCGCCTGATTGCCGAAGGGCGAAAGCCACGTCACCACCGCCTCGCTCAGAAACGCCGGCGGACGAGTCACCCCAATCTTGAGCAGGACCGCAACCGCAAACCCCACACAGGCCCCGACGCCGGCGCCCACTCCGTTGATCCGCCGCGACAGAATCCCCAACAAAAAAACCGCCCCGAACGGCGGGGCGAAAAACGCATACAGCATCTGGGTGTACTCGAAAAGCCCCATGCCCAGCCAGACGACCATGTGAGCCAGGACAATGGCCAGCGCCAGGATGGCCACCGAGGCGATCCGCCCAGTCAGAATCTGCTCGCGGTCCGAGGCCGCCGGCCGCATCCACCGCTTGTAAATGTCCAGCGTGAAGACCGTCGCCGTCGAGTTCAGCACCGCCTGGACCGTCGATTGAATCGCCCCGAACAGGGCTGCCAGGAAAAGTCCGCGCAAGCCGCCGGGAATCAGCTGCTGCAGCATCGTCACGTAGCCCTTGTCCGCCTGACTGCCGGCCTGCTCCCACGGGAGCATCAGGATCTCGGGGTGATGGGCAAATAACACAAGACCGGGAAGAACTACCATCACCGGCAGCAAAACCTTGAGGTAGCCCGCGAAGACAATGCCCATGCGAGCATGGTACATGTTCTTGGCCCCAAGGACGCGCTGGATCATGAACTGGTTGATGACGTTGTACCAGATGCTCACCGTGAAAGTGATGAAAACCAGGCTGGTCCAGGGCACCAAGGCATGGCTGGGCGGCTGGATCACCGACAGACGGTTGTAGTAAGCCTGGTCCGGAGTGATGTTCCGAACCGCGGCGGCTACAGCGTCGCGCCATATACCCTCGCTGGCCCGGTTCCGCTCAATCATCACCCGGAAGCCCTCGATCACCGAGCCGGATTCGGGAGCCAGGCTTTGAAGGCCGAGAATGGCCACCATCATCCCGCCGGCCACCATGACCACGACCGTGCAGACATCCGCCCAGGCCGCCGAACTGAGCCCGCCGTAAATGGCCCAGACCCCCGAAGCGAAAGCGAGCACCACGATCGCCACCGTCAGGTTCCAGCCGAACAGACTCTGCAGGGCCAGACCGCCGCCGTACAACGCCCCGCTCAGGAACGCAACCACACCCGTGATCACCGTCACGACGGCAAACAACTGACGCAGAAACGGATTGAATCGGCGCTCCATGAACTCAGGCGTGGTGAACACCCGCGAGGCCAGCAGAAACGGAATGAAAAACCAGATCAGAATGCTGAAGGTGGTCAGATTGCCCCATTCGAACATGGCGGCGCAGACCCCGAAAAGCACCGCCGCTCCTACCGTCCCGATAAACTGCTCGCTGTGAATGTTCGAGGCGATGAAGGAACTGCCCACCACATACCAGGGCAGCGAACGGCCGGCCAAGAAGTAGTCGTCCGAGACCCTCTTCTTCCGCCGCCCGGCCAGGTAGCCAATCGCCGAAAGCACCACAAAGTAGCCGATGAAGGCAACGTAGTCGGAAGCACTGAGCTGGAAACCCTCCAGACCTGTCATGCCGCTCACTCGCCTCGTGCAAGCAATGCCCCGATGGTCCGTTCACACGCCGCGATCAGGCCGGGCAGGGCCGCTCGATCAAAGGGACTCTGCCAGACTTGATAAATGTCGCTGCCGTGCAGCTCCGGGGGGCTGAGATAACCGCACGAACCGTTGACCAGGTTCAAGACCGCCACCGCCGCCTGCGGGAAGCGCCGCCGCAATTCCACCTGCAGCGCCGAGTAGGCCTCGTTGGACTGGCCGACGAAGACCGCGCCCCCAACTCGCCAGATCCACACGGGCATCCGGCAACTCGGGCCCGAACCGACAAGACGAAGCACCCGCAACTTGCGCCGCAGACGCTCGGCCAGCACCCGATCCCCGCAACACTCCATCTCCCGCCGTACCTGCTCCTCCGCGGGCAACGGCTTCAACGGCAGCTCCACGTCGATCCGCTCGGCCAGAACCACCGACGAAGGCGCGAAAGACTTGCGCGCCCAGACCGCCAACGCCGCACCCGACTCGACCAGCCCCGCGTAGCAGAGGCACTGCCCCGCCGGGAGCATGGACTCCAACGCGGCCAGCACCGCATATCCCAACCGCCGCCCATTCGCGTCGGCCACGGCCACGTCACCGGTATACTGCTCGCGAGGGGCAAGATCACCGGCCGCACCAAGCAAGAAGAGGCACGGAGCACCCCCCGTGTCCCGCTCCACCAGGGTCCGCATTGCCCCGACATAGTCCGGCGAAATCAGCCGGTTCTCCCACGCCAGGGTCGTCGGATGACAGGCGTAGTTGACCAGCGTGGCCTTGAACCGCCCGGCAGTATCGCAGATCCGCCCGACCAGAACCGTGTCGTCCGCCGGATGCGCCGGATTGAACCCGCAGACCACCCGCGAACCGCCCGGCTCGGGCAAATCACGATTGGCCGCCAGATCACACCGTCCGTAAGCCCAGGTCATGATCGCCGGAGCCAGCCGGGCCAGCGCTTCCCGAGCGGCTTCAATCAACCCCGTGCGAACCTGACCCAGAAAGCCCGCAATCAGGTTGCCGCCCGGCTTGTCGGCATCCTCCAGACAGATCGATGCCCCGGCGTGGGTGTGAACGCAGGCCACCATCACCCGGGCCGGGTCGAGATGCAACACCTCAATCAGACCGCCACGAACGCGCCACTCATCCTCCGACCGTTGCCACCAGCCGAGATCCATCGAAGCCAGAAGCAGCGGCGGCCGGCCAGCACCCTCGCTCATCGCCAGAACGGTCGCGTAGAGCGGACGGTGGACGCCCTCCGCGACATCGTGCGCCGCGGCTACCCACATGCGCGAGTAGATACCGACCGGCGGCGTAATCTCACGCCGGGCCATCCCCGCCCACAGCTTGGCCGTAGGCGGCACCAGGTCCGCCGGGATCGGTCCGCTGACATCACTCACCGCCGCTGCCCTCCAGGGCCGAACAGACTCAAGCCGCCGTCCATGGTCAGCGTCTGACCTACAACCTGCCGGTTCAACGGGTCGCACAGCCAGACCACCTGGCGGGCCACTTCCTCAGGCGAGATCAGTTCACCCACCGGAACCGATTGCCGCGCTTCCTCGCGACGACCGGGATCCTCCTTGAACAGCCGCCCGCTCAGCCCCGCATCGACATAGCCCGGAGCCACCTCGTTGACCAGAATGCCGTCTCGGGCCAGGTCGGCGGCCATACAGCGGCACAGCATGCTCACCCCGGCCTTGGAGACACAGTACGCCAGAATGCCCGGGTGCGGCACACGCCCCGCCCAACTGCCGATGAACACTATCCGACCCCCTCGACCGTGGCGAAGCATCCGCAGCGAACCGCAACGGGCAAGATGAAACGCCCCATCCAGGTTCGCCGACAGCTGGCTTCGCCACTCCGTGTCGCTCACCTCACGCACACCGGCTTCCTGCACCACCGCAGCATTCGGAACCACCAGCGTGATATCGCCCAGATCACGTTCCACGGCCTCGATCCAGGCCGCAACCGCCGCGGCATCGGCCACATCGACACGATCGTACCGAGCCCGTCGCTGC belongs to Phycisphaerae bacterium and includes:
- a CDS encoding DJ-1/PfpI family protein, whose translation is MSAKKILMIVGDFVEDYEVMVPYQALTMIGHTVHAVCPGKRAGEKVRTAIHDFEGDQTYSEKPGHNFALTATFAGLSPEDYDALVIPGGRAPEYLRLDEKVLKVVRHFAGANKPIAAICHGAQLLAGAGVLKGRSCSAYPAVGPDVIHAGGAYANIAL
- the fliM gene encoding flagellar motor switch protein FliM codes for the protein MADVLDQSEVDALLSAVDAGAGGTTAEPEVPSRVKPRTQDVRTYDFKRPERVSKDQIRALEAIHENFARNFGASLSNFLRTIVEVRVATIEQLTYSEFIHSLPNPTCFNLLNTSPLEGQFCLEISPLIVYPIIDRLLGGSNAELFIPQRPLTAIEWRLVKRITDRALNTLTEVWSNLVEVNFELAETESNPHLVQIVAPNEVVVVIGLELKMGTRAGTMTLCLPFNVIEPVMGKLATQSWLAYQRKAASDEQRQQISRHLKSAEVGVRVFLAQTMITVNELINLQPGDIVTTRKPANCDLILQVENRNKFAGRLYQYKGARALRIIRLAGQEESL
- a CDS encoding response regulator — encoded protein: MSRVLIVDDEMTYCEQLTLILVRESHEVRSASSVEKGIQVGLEFRPNLLVADWRLADGRNGIEVARALASAIPDLLTILITGCLVEEIPLETRQSVFRVLEKPFSLDEVVTAIHDAATSPV
- a CDS encoding PocR ligand-binding domain-containing protein, with product MSGHDEPATATLDEVQALRDRVAELEHAHRERQRIEQSLIESDARQKAILDNIPDIAWLKDRDYRYVAVNRAFARWCGMSTEELVGRTDYDLWPPELAEKYRQDDLEVMRTGAVRRIEELLQDLQGGITRVETIKTPVRNDRGEIIGTTGIARDITERLQSEEALHQRIETLTQLPGETSSLGIEDLFKLEDIQAISDAFAEATGVASLITDLDGQPITKPSNFCRLCLELVRRTEKGRLNCMHSDAQLGEIRPDGPVIQPCLSAGLWGGGTSICVGDRRIAKWLVGQVLDECQNEEQLLRYADRIGVNVEEYRAALAGVTRMPLSRFRRVCDALRLIANQLSTLALRNVQQAREIAARQQAERELDRYKNHLEELVEHRTHELAKSKENLLRAERLAAMGTLAGGIAHEINNPVGGILLLAQYALSRRTEPEGMIDALEKIVGCAQRCKLIVQSVLSFARAQTSTKAPADLNAVIRQACETVAAYAADNQCMLSIHLDAGLEPLAMSTTGIEQVTINLLRNAIQAGARHIDVRTDGAPGGVRLTVANDGARIAPGQIARLFDPFFTTRHGEGGTGLGLSIAHGIATDHGGTIEVISDAERGTAFTVFLPRQAGSVDQGSG
- a CDS encoding ATP-dependent Clp protease ATP-binding subunit, encoding MMFERFTDRARKVMALANQEAQRFNHEYIGTEHILLGLVKEGSGVGANVLKNLDVDLRKVRLEVEKLVKRGPDMVTMGKLPQTPRAKKVIEYAIEEARSLNHNYVGTEHLLLGLLREQDGVAAQVLMNLGLRLEDVREEVLNLLGAGIESEEAAAGGGPPGPGGEAKKGKSKTPALDSFGRDLTEMAREGKLDPVIGRQREIDRVIQILCRRQKNNPVLLGEAGVGKTAIVEGLAQKIVNGEIPELLADRRIVVLDLAMMVAGTKYRGQFEERIKAVMNEVRRARNVILFIDELHTLVGAGGAEGAIDASNVLKPALSRGEIQCIGATTLDEYRKYIEKDGALERRFQQIIVEPPSRDETILILKGLRDRYEAHHRVQITDNALLQAVELSDRYITGRVQPDKAIDVIDEAGAAVRLKSMTKPPNLTEIEREIEKLIMEKDEAVKNADYERAAELRDKAEVSRSKKEEMQREWRDRAKEVDGVVDDEVIASVVSGITGVPLTRLEKTEVQRLLRLEDELHKRVISQDEAVRAVARAVRRSRSGLKDPNRPMGSFIFIGPSGVGKTYLAKCLAEFMFGDEDALVILDMSEFMEKHNVSRLIGAPPGYVGYEEGGQLTERIRRRPYSVVLLDEIEKAHPDVFNMLLQIMEEGRLTDSFGRHIDFKNTIMIMTSNIGADRITNQSEFGFGKRDEEVSYQKMKTMLQGEVERYFRPEFINRVDELVVFHKLTHNDLVNIVDLEVNKVAKRLAEKGYHLILDQKAKDFLIEHGTDEKFGARPLRRSIENKIEDPLSEAILRGEYEGRNHIKVTIKDNSDGDPELHFEGYAQEPPVEEKPPEPVGASNVADET
- a CDS encoding sodium/solute symporter (Members of the Solute:Sodium Symporter (SSS), TC 2.A.21 as described in tcdb.org, catalyze solute:Na+ symport. Known solutes for members of the family include sugars, amino acids, nucleosides, inositols, vitamins, urea or anions, depending on the system.); this translates as MTGLEGFQLSASDYVAFIGYFVVLSAIGYLAGRRKKRVSDDYFLAGRSLPWYVVGSSFIASNIHSEQFIGTVGAAVLFGVCAAMFEWGNLTTFSILIWFFIPFLLASRVFTTPEFMERRFNPFLRQLFAVVTVITGVVAFLSGALYGGGLALQSLFGWNLTVAIVVLAFASGVWAIYGGLSSAAWADVCTVVVMVAGGMMVAILGLQSLAPESGSVIEGFRVMIERNRASEGIWRDAVAAAVRNITPDQAYYNRLSVIQPPSHALVPWTSLVFITFTVSIWYNVINQFMIQRVLGAKNMYHARMGIVFAGYLKVLLPVMVVLPGLVLFAHHPEILMLPWEQAGSQADKGYVTMLQQLIPGGLRGLFLAALFGAIQSTVQAVLNSTATVFTLDIYKRWMRPAASDREQILTGRIASVAILALAIVLAHMVVWLGMGLFEYTQMLYAFFAPPFGAVFLLGILSRRINGVGAGVGACVGFAVAVLLKIGVTRPPAFLSEAVVTWLSPFGNQAVVTWLTTVAVCIIVSVLSAPPRPEQVSDDLTFNWRELNILGQIGSHWYNSVLLWWALFVVMIVGLMVVFSGVRM
- a CDS encoding SDR family oxidoreductase, encoding MGVGGCVDLTGQVGVISGGLGDIGRAIALALAACGADVAVGDVLAGSEATSLLRQIVALQRRARYDRVDVADAAAVAAWIEAVERDLGDITLVVPNAAVVQEAGVREVSDTEWRSQLSANLDGAFHLARCGSLRMLRHGRGGRIVFIGSWAGRVPHPGILAYCVSKAGVSMLCRCMAADLARDGILVNEVAPGYVDAGLSGRLFKEDPGRREEARQSVPVGELISPEEVARQVVWLCDPLNRQVVGQTLTMDGGLSLFGPGGQRR